Within the bacterium genome, the region CTAAAGGACAAGTCTCTTAATTCCGTCTTTCAAAACAGGTATTAAGTGTTTTTTCTAAAATCATTCTCCGTGTCTCAGTGTCTCTGTGGTGAACGATTACAAAATAAGATAGATTTCTCGCAACGGGGCAAAGACACAAAGGATGCTGATGGAGACAAATGGAAAATGTCGTAATTGTGAAGCGGCGCAAGTTTTCCATTGATTAGTGAATTACATTGATTGCACGTAGGATTTGTGAAATTAGGTTATCTGGACCTGCCAGACAACGAGAACCAACGCGAATTTCTCGAGAGAGTGTCAGTTCTTGCAATTTTCACAAAACCAAAATGCAATCGAGTTCGTGGTGATACGGGTGTTTTCCCGGGGTTCACTCCGTTGCATGGACTACGAACAATTGCGCGGCCTAATCGGTCTCGATCTAAGTTAGCAACTTTTGTGATCTGAGCGTCGTTGCGGGAAAATAAGCTTTTGACTCCAGTAGGTGTGAAACGGTTTTGTTCATCGTTTCGGCCATGGTCCACGGTTCACGGTCAATAGCTGGCGGGTTGCCTTTTATAGACGGTGTGGACAGGGTGGACGGAGTGGACGGTGTGGACGGTGTGGACGGTGTGGACGGTGTGGACGGTGTGGACGGTGTGGACGGTGTGGACGGAGTGGACGGGGTGGACGGGGTGGACGGGGTGGACGGGGTGGACGGGGTGGACTAGGTGGTCAGTGTTTCTACCGACTGCTAAATACTAAAGGCGAAAGGCTAACTAAAAATGGAGGGGAGGGAAAAGAATGGCGCTTACAAGTGGCGTGGAATCTTCTTTAAGTACTGCCTTTGCGAAGGGGCAAGCCCAAAAAGAAGAGGTCACGATGGGCAAGGATGATTTTTTAAAAATCCTTATTACCCAGCTTCAGAATCAGGATCCAACTAAGCCGTTGGAAGACAAGGACTTTATTGCCCAATTAGCCCAGTTTTCATCACTGGAGCAGATGACCAACTTAAATGACCAGTTTGAAAAGTTTATGGCGGCGGTCGGGTCTCCTCAAGCGAGAACATTGTCTTTACTGGGGGCCCATGTGAAGGCCATTGATCCCGTGTCTGAAAGGGGTGAGACCGTGACAGGTACGGTAAGCAAGATAAGATTTGTGGATCAAGAGCCGAGGTTAACTTTGAGTGTTTTCGACTATCCCACTCAAACCAATAAAGAAGTGGCTACCAATATTAAATTGGAAGACATTCAGGAGATTGGGCAGGTCGAATAACTATTATACGTTGGGGTTAGTTTTCTTCTTGAGTGCTCTATAGCTCAACCCTTTAGGCTTGTGAGGGAAGGGGCAGGGTTAAAGTCTTGAGTTGCAGAGCAACGGGGGAAAATCAAGCGCAACGAAAAAAGTGTAAGCTCTTTCGTAAGATTGATTCGCGAGAGCAAAGTTTTTCATTTATGAGGAGGTGATACTTAGATAATTATTCAAGTAAAGGTTATGAAGAAGGAGGTGGTAAGCTCCAGGAATCCCAACTAAAGGTTCAATGGATGGGACTAATTTATCTCGGACCAATAAAGAAGTAGACCTTCTTAAGCGTTGAACAAGGATGGACAACGTTACGTCCCAGAACTAAAATTCAGCAATAAGGAGGTCAAACAAATGATACAGGAGTTATGGACTGGCCTAACTGGTGTTAAAGAGCACGAGAAATGGCTAGATGTGATTGGTAACAACATTGCCAACGTCAACTCGATTGGTTTTAAGCAAACCCGGGTTACCTTCCAGGATCTCTTAAGCCAGAGAGAAGATTATGCGGTGGCTCCTCGAGAAGGACAGGGTGGGATTGATCCCAAACAGAGGGGTTTGGGTGTAGCCAACGCCACGATGCAGGTTCTCCACACCCAGGGGGGCTTAAAAACCACGGGGAAGACGACCGATGTGGCTATTAATGGTGAAGGTTTCTTCATCATGAGTGATGGTATCAGTGATGAATCCTATTATACCAGGGCGGGGGCCTTTGACCTAGATGCCAAGGGCATGCTGGTTAATCCGGCCAATGGTTTTCTGGTTCAGGGTTGGACGGCCCAGGTGGATGTGGCCACGGGCGCTAACTATATTGATACCAGTAATAAGTTAGGGGACATCTATATCGACAAAAAAGATATTATGGCGGCTAAGGCCACGGAGAATATCGGCTTCAAGGCCAATCTGAATTCTGAGCAGAACACCGCCATAGATACTATCGATCTTAAATTTACCGCCCCGATTGTGAGCACTCATAGAGTAGTCGGTCAAACTGAGGCAGGAGAAGGTCGTCTGGATACCACCAGGACCTTTGCCTTAGCCGGGTTTGATGATGGGGCTGATGCGGGTACGGATCCTGATTATCTTGATCTGAACAGCACCGTCACCATTAATGGCTATACCTCAAAGAGGTTGAATAGCTATGCCAGCATCGATGCCTTTATGAAGGAGGTCAATGAGTCTTCTACGGCCAATGTGACTATGAGATACATTTCCGAAGATGATGTATTTGAGATCAAGGCTGATATTCCGGGCGGCACGATAAAGTTGGCGGAGAATGTTACGGCCGCTGGGACGGCGGCTGGTCAGGTGGGACTCTTCAGCGAGATCAATATCCCGGTTCTGCCCACTGACGTAGCCAAAGATGAGTCCTCAGGCACGGTGACTACGGTTACAGGGACACCTCTGGATACTGATGTCAATGCCATTACCGATATTAATTTTGTCGGTCTGGATACTACTACTAAGGTGAAGGTCAATGGCTATATTTCTGATACACTTGGTTCAGGAAAATATGCCACCATCGATGATCTTTTGACGGAGATCAACGCCAGTGAGGCGGCGGGTGTGACGATGGAGTATGATGTGGCTACCAGAAAGTTTAGTATCAAAGGAGATACGGAAGGGGCCACGGTGACCATCCAGGATGTGGATACCGTTGGAACTACGGGAGTGGACACCGGGTTCTTCCATGCTATTCAACTTATGGCTGGCGGAGCGACCGCGGAGAAGGTTATTGCTCCAGCTCCCAAGACAGCGGTGACCGAGGTCTCACTTGAGATCGAGTTTAAGCATCTCTTTGATCCTCAGAATCCTGGAACTGACTACTATAGCTGGCAGGTTATCGATCCGGCTAATAAGAGGGATCCTGTCTTGCCTGAGTTTGTGAGCAGCGGTGATGTGACTGAGGATCCCCATGCGACCAGTTACATCGATACCAGAACCACGAATATCACCGGGCTATCAGCCCTTGTTCCAGAAGGGGCCACTGCGGCGATTGGTGGGACTATTACTATTAATAACTGGACCTCACAGCTCCTGACGGATGCGAATTACACCAGCATTGACGCCTTGATGACCGAGATAAACAACTCAGATGCAGCCGATGCGGTTATGACCTATGATGCCCGGGCTGATAAGTTTACCATCAACGCCAAAACAGCCG harbors:
- a CDS encoding flagellar hook capping FlgD N-terminal domain-containing protein, with product MALTSGVESSLSTAFAKGQAQKEEVTMGKDDFLKILITQLQNQDPTKPLEDKDFIAQLAQFSSLEQMTNLNDQFEKFMAAVGSPQARTLSLLGAHVKAIDPVSERGETVTGTVSKIRFVDQEPRLTLSVFDYPTQTNKEVATNIKLEDIQEIGQVE
- a CDS encoding flagellar hook-basal body complex protein, whose amino-acid sequence is MIQELWTGLTGVKEHEKWLDVIGNNIANVNSIGFKQTRVTFQDLLSQREDYAVAPREGQGGIDPKQRGLGVANATMQVLHTQGGLKTTGKTTDVAINGEGFFIMSDGISDESYYTRAGAFDLDAKGMLVNPANGFLVQGWTAQVDVATGANYIDTSNKLGDIYIDKKDIMAAKATENIGFKANLNSEQNTAIDTIDLKFTAPIVSTHRVVGQTEAGEGRLDTTRTFALAGFDDGADAGTDPDYLDLNSTVTINGYTSKRLNSYASIDAFMKEVNESSTANVTMRYISEDDVFEIKADIPGGTIKLAENVTAAGTAAGQVGLFSEINIPVLPTDVAKDESSGTVTTVTGTPLDTDVNAITDINFVGLDTTTKVKVNGYISDTLGSGKYATIDDLLTEINASEAAGVTMEYDVATRKFSIKGDTEGATVTIQDVDTVGTTGVDTGFFHAIQLMAGGATAEKVIAPAPKTAVTEVSLEIEFKHLFDPQNPGTDYYSWQVIDPANKRDPVLPEFVSSGDVTEDPHATSYIDTRTTNITGLSALVPEGATAAIGGTITINNWTSQLLTDANYTSIDALMTEINNSDAADAVMTYDARADKFTINAKTAGADLKISQNPGAGETGFFTAINMMKAADNNERILAATGGILEIDRETGYVVNNFKNTEEAINGGNGNEVLDLDTEIPDATNDDWVTKSAVTGRDYFTLRFNGNDVAVFIPNDVRDQQQITFAVNMGEEKEDIAGTIQADTGSPVTAELKRDQDYLYKTAEAVYDSLGVANELEFVFERLETNKWLWHTLDPVEEGKVAGYGTMIFNDDGTYNKELSTVFQSPSDPKTFDDDGGSVYGGSVGFQGIYFDPPELPYDNDQGGSPPNQYGADDVQIAPDFSQVVQFAANNSNVYANDQDGYAKGELQDININTTGVVIGIYSNGKNQDMAQVALATFNNASGLDQVAGTMFKQTGNSGEAVIGVAGESGKGSIASKTLENSNVDLTEEFINMIIAERGFTANNRTITTADRIIQEVFRLRP